The following coding sequences are from one Pseudomonas oryzae window:
- a CDS encoding esterase-like activity of phytase family protein — translation MLTLLPGLPARAEAPLAELTLQAALPVDDMPSGNLSGLARCADGAWWAVSDREDDRLYRLQPGDGRWLARGEAFVAPPPPPSGLPWGLSTGNRLLAPLRGGALDFEGLACDAGGNRYLLSESQVGVLQLPSFGAARWLELPPQLLRQARARGLLLHFNALLEGLAVQPDGSRLWLAAEREGRGLLALQQGRERWRCAEAGCVLLAESGRALRPLDPPGSAAQPLDFTGLSWHAGKLYSLERLQHRVCRRDADSGAAERCWSFAAAALAPGLRYDTPYGVAEALWLDDSAVWIGLDNGGAPNAAGERRPLILQFAAPAGGWNG, via the coding sequence ATGCTGACGTTGCTGCCCGGCCTGCCGGCCCGCGCCGAGGCGCCGCTGGCGGAGCTGACCCTGCAGGCGGCCCTGCCGGTGGACGACATGCCGTCCGGCAACCTGTCCGGTCTGGCGCGCTGCGCCGATGGCGCCTGGTGGGCGGTCTCCGACCGCGAGGACGATCGCCTGTACCGGCTGCAGCCTGGGGATGGTCGCTGGCTGGCGCGGGGCGAGGCGTTCGTCGCCCCGCCGCCACCGCCCAGCGGTCTGCCCTGGGGCTTGAGTACCGGCAACCGCCTGCTGGCGCCGCTGCGCGGCGGTGCCCTGGACTTCGAGGGCCTGGCCTGCGATGCCGGGGGGAACCGCTACCTGCTCAGCGAGAGCCAGGTCGGCGTGCTGCAGCTGCCGAGTTTCGGCGCAGCGCGCTGGCTGGAGCTGCCGCCGCAGCTGCTGCGCCAGGCGCGCGCCCGTGGCCTGCTGCTGCACTTCAATGCCCTGCTCGAGGGGCTGGCGGTGCAGCCGGACGGCAGCCGCCTGTGGCTGGCCGCCGAGCGCGAGGGGCGCGGACTGCTTGCCCTGCAGCAGGGTCGCGAGCGCTGGCGCTGCGCGGAGGCCGGCTGCGTGCTGCTGGCCGAGAGCGGCCGCGCGCTGCGTCCGCTGGATCCGCCGGGCAGCGCGGCACAGCCGCTGGACTTCACCGGCCTGAGCTGGCACGCCGGCAAGCTGTACAGCCTGGAACGCCTGCAGCATCGCGTCTGCCGCCGCGACGCGGATAGCGGCGCGGCCGAGCGCTGCTGGTCGTTCGCCGCCGCCGCGCTGGCTCCCGGCCTGCGCTATGACACGCCCTACGGGGTGGCCGAGGCTTTGTGGCTGGACGATTCGGCGGTATGGATCGGCCTGGACAACGGCGGCGCGCCGAATGCCGCCGGCGAGCGCCGTCCGCTGATCCTGCAGTTCGCCGCGCCCGCGGGCGGCTGGAACGGCTGA
- the parE gene encoding DNA topoisomerase IV subunit B, with the protein MANTTYTAEAIEVLSGLDPVRKRPGMYTDTSRPNHLAQEVIDNSVDEALAGHAKSVQVILHEDNSLQVIDDGRGMPVDIHPEEGVCGVELILTKLHAGGKFSNKNYQFSGGLHGVGISVVNALSTRVEVRVRRDGNEYRMTFEGGFKASELEVVDTVGRRNTGTSVQFWPDASYFDSSKFSISRLKHVLKAKAVLCPGLSVSFEDKASGEKVEWFYEDGLRSYLADAVGEFERLPLEPFCGSLAGTREAVDWALLWLPEGGESVQESYVNLIPTAQGGTHVNGLRQGLLDAMREFCEFRSLLPRGVKLAPEDVWERIAFVLSMKMQEPQFSGQTKERLSSREAAAFVSGVVKDAFSLWLNEHPELGLALAELAISNAGRRLKAGKKVERKKITQGPALPGKLADCAGQDPMRGELFLVEGDSAGGSAKQARDKEFQAIMPLRGKILNTWEVDGSEVLASQEVHDIAVAIGIDPGSADLSQLRYGKICILADADSDGLHIATLLCALFVRHFRPLVEAGHVYVAMPPLYRIDLGKEVYYALDEAERDGILERLAAEKKRGKPQVTRFKGLGEMNPLQLRETTMDPNTRRLVQLTLEDFTGTQEVMDMLLAKKRAGDRKSWLESKGNLAEVLV; encoded by the coding sequence ATGGCCAATACCACCTATACCGCCGAAGCCATCGAGGTCCTTTCCGGTCTCGATCCGGTGCGCAAGCGCCCCGGCATGTACACCGACACCAGCCGGCCCAACCACCTGGCCCAGGAGGTCATCGACAACAGCGTCGACGAGGCGCTGGCCGGCCACGCCAAGAGCGTGCAGGTGATCCTCCACGAGGACAACTCGCTGCAGGTGATCGACGACGGCCGCGGCATGCCGGTGGACATCCACCCGGAGGAGGGCGTCTGCGGCGTCGAGCTGATCCTCACCAAGCTGCACGCCGGCGGCAAGTTCTCCAACAAGAACTACCAGTTCTCCGGCGGCCTGCACGGCGTCGGCATCTCGGTGGTCAACGCCCTGTCGACCCGCGTCGAGGTGCGCGTCAGGCGTGACGGCAACGAGTACCGCATGACCTTCGAGGGCGGCTTCAAGGCCAGTGAGCTGGAGGTGGTCGACACGGTCGGCAGGCGCAACACCGGTACCAGCGTGCAGTTCTGGCCGGACGCCAGCTACTTCGATTCGTCCAAGTTCTCCATCAGCCGTCTCAAGCACGTGCTCAAGGCCAAGGCGGTGCTCTGCCCGGGCCTCAGCGTGTCCTTCGAGGACAAGGCCAGCGGCGAGAAGGTCGAGTGGTTCTACGAAGACGGCCTGCGCTCCTATCTGGCCGATGCGGTCGGCGAGTTCGAGCGCCTGCCGCTGGAGCCGTTCTGCGGCAGCCTGGCCGGCACCCGCGAGGCGGTGGACTGGGCGCTGCTGTGGCTGCCGGAGGGCGGCGAGAGCGTGCAGGAGAGCTACGTCAACCTGATCCCCACCGCGCAGGGCGGCACCCACGTCAACGGCCTGCGCCAGGGCCTGCTCGACGCCATGCGCGAGTTCTGCGAGTTCCGCAGTTTGCTGCCGCGCGGGGTCAAGCTGGCGCCGGAGGACGTCTGGGAGCGCATCGCCTTCGTGCTGTCGATGAAGATGCAGGAGCCGCAGTTCTCCGGGCAGACCAAGGAGCGCCTGTCCTCGCGCGAGGCGGCGGCCTTCGTCTCCGGGGTGGTCAAGGACGCCTTCAGTCTGTGGCTCAACGAGCATCCCGAGCTGGGCCTGGCGCTGGCCGAACTGGCGATCAGCAACGCCGGGCGGCGCCTCAAGGCCGGCAAGAAGGTCGAGCGCAAGAAGATCACCCAAGGGCCGGCGCTGCCCGGCAAGCTGGCCGACTGCGCCGGCCAGGACCCGATGCGCGGTGAACTGTTCCTGGTCGAGGGTGACTCGGCCGGCGGCAGCGCCAAGCAGGCGCGCGACAAGGAGTTCCAGGCGATCATGCCGCTGCGCGGCAAGATCCTCAACACCTGGGAAGTGGACGGCAGCGAGGTGCTGGCCAGCCAGGAGGTGCACGACATCGCCGTGGCCATCGGCATCGATCCGGGCTCGGCGGACCTGTCCCAGTTGCGCTACGGCAAGATCTGCATCCTCGCCGACGCCGACTCCGACGGCCTGCACATCGCCACCCTGCTCTGTGCCCTGTTCGTCCGCCACTTCCGCCCGCTGGTGGAGGCTGGTCACGTCTACGTCGCCATGCCGCCGCTGTACCGCATCGACCTGGGCAAGGAGGTCTACTACGCCCTCGACGAGGCCGAGCGCGACGGCATCCTCGAGCGCCTGGCCGCCGAGAAGAAGCGCGGCAAGCCGCAGGTCACCCGCTTCAAGGGGCTCGGCGAGATGAATCCGCTGCAGCTGCGCGAAACCACCATGGATCCCAATACCCGCCGCCTGGTGCAGCTGACCCTTGAGGACTTCACCGGCACCCAGGAGGTGATGGACATGCTGCTGGCCAAGAAGCGCGCCGGCGACCGCAAGAGCTGGCTGGAGAGCAAGGGCAACCTCGCCGAGGTGCTGGTGTGA
- a CDS encoding YqiA/YcfP family alpha/beta fold hydrolase, with the protein MLPQPTLIYIHGFNSSPASLKARELIAACARLGLADRLRVPALHHDPRCAIAQLEAEVAAAGRPVLVGSSLGGYYATWLAERHALKALLINPAVRVQRYFAGYLGPQRNYYSGESWELTAEHVAALAELEVPPPRDPQRFVVWLQTGDETLDYRDAADYYRYCTLEIAEGGDHGYQGFAARIPELLAFAGLSPARRS; encoded by the coding sequence ATGCTCCCGCAGCCGACCCTCATCTACATTCATGGCTTCAACAGCTCGCCGGCTTCGCTCAAGGCCCGCGAGCTGATCGCCGCCTGCGCGCGCCTGGGCCTGGCCGACCGCCTGCGCGTCCCGGCGCTGCACCATGACCCGCGCTGCGCCATCGCCCAGCTGGAGGCGGAGGTCGCCGCGGCTGGGCGTCCCGTGCTGGTCGGCAGTTCCCTCGGTGGCTACTATGCGACCTGGCTTGCCGAGCGGCATGCGCTGAAGGCCCTGCTGATCAACCCGGCGGTGCGCGTGCAGCGCTATTTCGCCGGCTACCTCGGCCCGCAGCGCAACTACTACAGTGGCGAGAGCTGGGAGCTGACCGCCGAGCACGTCGCTGCGCTGGCCGAGCTGGAGGTGCCGCCGCCGCGCGATCCGCAGCGTTTCGTGGTGTGGCTGCAGACCGGCGACGAAACCCTCGACTACCGCGACGCCGCCGACTATTACCGCTACTGCACGCTGGAGATCGCCGAAGGCGGTGACCATGGCTACCAGGGATTCGCCGCGCGCATCCCGGAGCTGCTGGCCTTCGCCGGCCTGTCGCCGGCCCGGCGCTCCTGA
- the cpdA gene encoding 3',5'-cyclic-AMP phosphodiesterase has protein sequence MFSAKSPAQSAPLVVVQLTDSHLFAEAAGRLLGMDTADSLRRVVELVLQEQPNIDLLLASGDLSQDGSLESYRRFAELIAPLEAPSRWFAGNHDESQVMQLACADRPHLQMVTDLGNWRLITLDSSIPGTVFGQLDAGQLQLLDEALAGAGERHVLLSFHHHPVPVGCSWLDPIGLRNPDALFAVTDRYPNLRCILWGHVHQEVDLLRNDVRLLASPSTCVQFAPGSEDFQVSSEAPGYRWLHLHADGSLATGVSRVSGIDFVVDYSIKGY, from the coding sequence TTGTTCAGCGCCAAGTCCCCAGCACAGTCCGCCCCGCTCGTCGTGGTGCAGCTCACCGACAGCCACCTGTTCGCCGAGGCGGCGGGCCGTCTGCTGGGCATGGATACCGCGGACAGCCTGCGCCGGGTAGTGGAGCTGGTGCTGCAGGAGCAGCCGAACATCGACCTGCTGCTGGCCAGTGGCGACCTGTCGCAGGATGGCTCCCTCGAATCCTATCGGCGCTTCGCCGAGCTGATCGCACCGCTCGAGGCGCCGTCGCGCTGGTTCGCCGGCAATCACGACGAGTCGCAGGTCATGCAGCTCGCCTGCGCCGACCGTCCCCACCTGCAGATGGTCACCGACCTCGGCAACTGGCGGCTGATCACCCTCGACTCCAGCATCCCCGGCACGGTGTTCGGCCAGCTCGACGCCGGGCAGCTGCAGCTTCTCGACGAGGCCCTGGCCGGCGCAGGCGAACGTCACGTGCTGCTGAGTTTCCATCACCATCCCGTGCCGGTCGGCTGCAGCTGGCTGGACCCCATCGGTCTGCGCAATCCCGACGCCCTGTTCGCGGTGACCGACCGTTATCCGAATCTGCGCTGCATCCTCTGGGGGCATGTGCACCAGGAGGTCGATCTGCTGCGCAACGATGTGCGCCTGCTGGCTTCGCCGTCCACCTGCGTGCAGTTCGCGCCCGGTAGCGAGGATTTCCAGGTCAGCAGCGAGGCGCCCGGCTACCGCTGGCTGCACCTGCATGCCGACGGTTCGCTGGCGACCGGGGTGTCGCGGGTCAGCGGCATCGACTTCGTGGTCGACTACAGCATCAAGGGCTACTGA
- a CDS encoding DUF1249 domain-containing protein, with amino-acid sequence MAVSALAERYRVDLAGLQATCEANYARLMRLLPGMREQPALRRLALSAGDTPLAVLALKVTEAGPYTSTVEVHEEPALAWLPTPRLEVRVYHDARMAEVTGAEHCRRLLPRYVYPNPRMHQPDEKSQLNLFLGEWLGHYLQCGHLAENPVDHSLVRR; translated from the coding sequence ATGGCGGTGAGTGCGCTGGCCGAGCGCTACCGGGTCGATCTGGCTGGCCTGCAGGCGACCTGTGAGGCCAACTACGCGCGGCTGATGCGTCTGCTGCCGGGCATGCGCGAGCAGCCGGCACTGCGCCGGCTGGCGCTGAGTGCCGGTGACACGCCGCTGGCGGTGCTGGCGCTCAAGGTCACCGAGGCCGGCCCCTATACCAGCACCGTGGAGGTGCACGAGGAGCCGGCGCTGGCCTGGCTGCCGACGCCACGTCTGGAGGTGCGCGTCTATCACGATGCGCGCATGGCCGAGGTCACCGGTGCCGAACATTGCCGGCGCCTGCTGCCGCGCTACGTCTACCCGAATCCGCGCATGCACCAGCCCGACGAAAAGAGCCAGCTCAACCTGTTCCTCGGTGAATGGCTCGGCCATTACCTGCAGTGTGGCCATCTGGCGGAAAACCCGGTAGATCATTCGCTCGTTCGCCGGTAG
- a CDS encoding NUDIX domain-containing protein yields MSESPKTTELKVEIVEREACFRGFYALDRVHLRHELFDGGMGPVISRELFVRHDAVCVLPYDPQCDAVVLIEQFRVGAMDKSANPWLLELVAGLIDKDETPEEVARREALEEAGLTLGELWPVAAYYPSPGGSDERVHLYVGRCDSRGAGGIHGLVEEGEDIRVLPMSLDAALAAVESGRIDNAASIIALQWLALNRERVRRTWR; encoded by the coding sequence ATGAGCGAGTCGCCGAAAACGACTGAACTTAAGGTGGAAATCGTCGAGCGCGAGGCCTGCTTTCGCGGCTTCTATGCGCTGGATCGCGTGCACCTGCGCCACGAGCTGTTCGATGGCGGCATGGGGCCGGTGATCAGTCGCGAGCTGTTCGTCCGACACGATGCGGTCTGCGTGCTGCCCTACGATCCGCAGTGCGACGCCGTGGTGCTGATCGAGCAGTTCCGCGTCGGCGCCATGGACAAGAGCGCCAACCCCTGGCTGCTGGAGCTGGTCGCCGGGCTGATCGACAAGGACGAGACGCCGGAGGAGGTGGCCCGTCGCGAGGCCCTGGAAGAGGCGGGGCTGACCCTCGGCGAGCTGTGGCCGGTGGCCGCCTACTACCCCTCGCCGGGCGGCAGCGACGAGCGCGTGCACCTCTACGTCGGTCGCTGCGACAGCCGCGGCGCCGGTGGCATCCATGGCCTGGTCGAGGAAGGCGAGGACATCCGCGTGCTGCCCATGAGCCTCGACGCCGCGCTGGCGGCGGTTGAGTCCGGGCGCATCGACAACGCGGCGAGCATCATCGCCCTGCAGTGGCTGGCGCTGAACCGCGAGCGGGTGCGGCGGACATGGCGGTGA
- a CDS encoding RsiV family protein, with protein MRLSTLFALTGLPLLAACQFLAAPSAPPAPQRLAWEQRPAECARERCSLVNVDTLKFADEPRLTALIEQALLAMTRENATQALPASLRVRGDELLHEQPEGWETWLQAKLIDSHDDLLVVELSSYLYRGGAHGMPGRGFLNYSQREQRVLRLDDLLLPGQEAAFWQEASEAHQRWLASQEIDDPAEFRRSWPFQPTTNIALLRDKVLLKYDVYALAPYAMGHPSLEIPYARLEGILRTEYLPANAHGSSR; from the coding sequence ATGCGTCTTTCCACCCTTTTCGCCCTGACCGGTCTGCCGCTGCTCGCCGCCTGCCAGTTTCTCGCTGCGCCGAGCGCACCGCCGGCCCCGCAGCGCCTGGCGTGGGAGCAGCGCCCGGCGGAGTGCGCGCGCGAGCGCTGCAGCCTGGTCAATGTCGACACCCTGAAGTTCGCCGACGAACCGCGCCTCACCGCGCTGATCGAGCAGGCCCTGCTGGCTATGACCCGCGAGAACGCCACACAGGCACTCCCCGCCAGCCTGCGCGTGCGTGGCGACGAGTTACTGCACGAGCAGCCCGAGGGCTGGGAGACCTGGCTGCAGGCCAAGCTGATCGACAGTCACGACGACCTGCTGGTGGTCGAGTTGTCCAGCTACCTGTACCGCGGTGGCGCCCACGGCATGCCGGGGCGCGGCTTCCTCAACTATTCGCAGCGCGAGCAGCGCGTCCTGCGCCTCGACGACCTGCTGCTGCCTGGCCAGGAGGCGGCCTTCTGGCAGGAGGCCAGCGAAGCGCACCAGCGTTGGCTGGCCTCCCAGGAAATCGACGATCCGGCGGAGTTCCGACGCAGCTGGCCGTTCCAGCCCACCACCAATATCGCCCTGCTGCGCGACAAGGTGCTGCTCAAGTACGACGTCTACGCCCTTGCCCCCTATGCCATGGGCCATCCGAGCCTGGAGATTCCCTACGCACGGCTGGAGGGGATTCTCAGGACAGAATACCTGCCGGCGAATGCGCACGGCTCATCCCGCTGA
- the thiC gene encoding phosphomethylpyrimidine synthase ThiC: protein MSATEFKNLSESAQVDQQSVQPLPNSRKVYVQGSRPDIRVPMREISLADTPTDFGGEKNAPVLVYDTSGPYTDPNVQIDVRQGLADVRSAWIDERGDTEKLPGLTSEFGNRRLNDAELTKMRFAHVRNPRRAKAGANVTQMHYARKGIITPEMEYVAIRENMKLQEAREAGLLAQQHPGHSFGAAIPKEITPEFVREEIARGRAIIPANINHVELEPMIIGRNFLVKINGNIGNSALGSSIEEEVAKLTWGIRWGSDTVMDLSTGKHIHETREWIIRNSPVPIGTVPIYQALEKVGGIAEDLTWELFRDTLIEQAEQGVDYFTIHAGVLLRYVPLTAKRVTGIVSRGGSIMAKWCLAHHQENFLYTHFDEICEIMKAYDVSFSLGDGLRPGSIADANDAAQFGELETLGELTKIAWQHDVQTMIEGPGHVPMHMIKENMDKQLECCDEAPFYTLGPLTTDIAPGYDHITSGIGAAMIGWFGCAMLCYVTPKEHLGLPNKDDVKTGIITYKIAAHAADLAKGHPGAQIRDNALSKARFEFRWEDQFNLGLDPDTARSYHDETLPKESAKVAHFCSMCGPKFCSMKITQEVRDYAAGLEKIDSVELETAELEREMQAKAAEFKAQGSQLYHKV from the coding sequence ATGAGCGCCACCGAATTCAAGAACCTGAGCGAGTCCGCCCAGGTGGACCAGCAGTCCGTCCAGCCGCTGCCCAATTCCCGCAAGGTCTACGTCCAGGGTTCGCGCCCGGACATCCGCGTGCCGATGCGCGAGATTTCCCTGGCCGATACCCCCACCGACTTCGGCGGCGAGAAGAACGCGCCGGTGCTGGTCTATGACACCTCCGGACCGTACACCGACCCGAACGTGCAGATCGACGTGCGCCAGGGCCTGGCCGATGTGCGCAGCGCCTGGATCGACGAGCGCGGCGATACCGAGAAGCTGCCGGGGCTGACCTCCGAGTTCGGTAACCGTCGTCTCAACGACGCCGAGCTGACCAAGATGCGCTTCGCCCACGTGCGCAACCCGCGCCGGGCCAAGGCCGGCGCCAACGTCACCCAGATGCACTACGCGCGCAAGGGCATCATCACGCCCGAGATGGAATACGTCGCCATCCGCGAGAACATGAAGCTGCAGGAAGCCCGGGAGGCCGGCCTGCTGGCCCAGCAGCATCCGGGCCACAGCTTTGGCGCCGCCATCCCGAAGGAGATCACGCCCGAGTTCGTCCGCGAGGAAATCGCCCGCGGCCGCGCGATCATCCCCGCCAACATCAACCACGTGGAGCTGGAGCCGATGATCATCGGCCGCAACTTCCTGGTGAAGATCAACGGCAACATCGGCAACTCGGCGCTGGGTTCCTCCATCGAGGAGGAAGTGGCCAAGCTGACCTGGGGCATCCGCTGGGGCTCGGACACCGTGATGGACCTGTCCACCGGCAAGCACATCCACGAGACCCGCGAGTGGATCATCCGCAACTCGCCGGTGCCGATCGGCACCGTGCCGATCTACCAGGCGCTGGAGAAGGTCGGCGGCATCGCCGAGGACCTGACCTGGGAGCTGTTCCGCGACACCCTGATCGAGCAGGCCGAGCAGGGCGTGGACTACTTCACCATCCACGCCGGCGTGCTGCTGCGCTATGTGCCGCTGACCGCCAAGCGCGTCACCGGCATCGTCTCCCGCGGCGGCTCGATCATGGCCAAGTGGTGCCTGGCGCACCATCAGGAAAACTTCCTCTACACGCATTTCGACGAGATCTGCGAGATCATGAAGGCCTACGACGTCAGCTTCTCGCTGGGCGATGGCCTGCGTCCGGGCTCGATTGCCGACGCCAACGATGCCGCGCAGTTCGGCGAGCTGGAAACCCTCGGCGAGCTGACCAAGATCGCCTGGCAGCACGACGTGCAGACCATGATCGAAGGCCCGGGCCACGTGCCGATGCACATGATCAAGGAGAACATGGACAAGCAGCTCGAGTGCTGCGACGAGGCGCCGTTCTACACCCTCGGCCCGCTGACCACCGACATCGCACCGGGCTACGACCACATCACCTCCGGCATCGGCGCGGCGATGATCGGCTGGTTCGGTTGCGCCATGCTCTGCTACGTCACGCCGAAGGAGCACCTCGGCCTGCCGAACAAGGACGACGTGAAGACCGGCATCATCACCTACAAGATCGCCGCGCACGCCGCCGACCTGGCCAAGGGCCACCCGGGCGCGCAGATCCGCGACAACGCCTTGTCCAAGGCGCGCTTCGAGTTCCGCTGGGAGGACCAGTTCAACCTCGGCCTCGACCCGGACACCGCGCGCAGCTACCACGACGAGACGCTGCCGAAGGAATCGGCCAAGGTCGCGCACTTCTGCTCGATGTGCGGGCCGAAGTTCTGCTCGATGAAGATCACCCAGGAAGTGCGCGACTACGCCGCCGGCCTGGAGAAGATCGACAGTGTCGAGCTGGAAACCGCCGAGCTGGAGCGCGAGATGCAGGCCAAGGCCGCCGAGTTCAAGGCCCAAGGCTCGCAGCTGTACCACAAGGTGTGA
- a CDS encoding polysaccharide biosynthesis protein, giving the protein MFRKRLLGLKRSHKRLMQVAVDVLLVWLALWLAFVVRLGSAEQVDPLGGHAWLFLLAPVIAIPLYVRTGMYRAVMRYLGNDALLAILKAVTLSALLLALAVYWRRDVPAFVPRSMVFNYWWLSLLLVGGLRLLLRQFFLGGWFISDQTLRLNYASNLPKVAIYGAGAAGNQLLAALRMGRVMRPVAFIDDDSGLANRIIAGLKVYKPKHIPQLIEETGASEVLLAIPSASRARRRDILAALEAFPLHVRSVPGFMDLASGRVKVEDLQEVDIADLLGRDAVAPRPELFQRCIRGNVVMVTGAGGSIGSELCRQIITQAPTTLILFEHSEFNLYSIHEELERLVCREALNLTLVPILGSIRNHRRMLDVMRTWKVDTIYHAAAYKHVPMVEHNVAEGVLNNVIGTLNAAQAAIQAGVKHFVLISTDKAVRPTNVMGGTKRLAEMVLQALSGEQAPLLYDDASGVRQVNKTRFTMVRFGNVLGSSGSVIPLFREQIRRGGPVTVTHPNITRYFMTIPEAAQLVIQAGSMGQGGDVFVLDMGEPVRIAVLAAKMIHLSGLSVRSEKNPRGDIAIEFSGLRPGEKLYEELLIGDNVTPTEHPMIMRANEAHLAWDEFRPVLEDLVAAVKSDDFQRVRQILRATVDGYKPDGEIVDWIHQQRLSGAEGPAAS; this is encoded by the coding sequence ATGTTCCGCAAGAGGTTGTTGGGTCTGAAGCGCAGCCACAAGCGTCTGATGCAGGTGGCTGTGGATGTTCTGCTGGTCTGGCTGGCCCTGTGGCTGGCCTTTGTCGTCCGTTTGGGTAGCGCCGAGCAGGTGGATCCGCTGGGCGGACATGCCTGGTTGTTCCTGCTGGCCCCCGTGATTGCCATTCCCCTGTATGTCCGCACGGGCATGTATCGGGCGGTAATGCGTTATCTGGGCAACGATGCGTTGCTGGCGATTCTCAAGGCCGTCACCTTGTCCGCTTTGCTGCTGGCTCTGGCGGTCTACTGGCGTCGCGATGTGCCGGCGTTCGTGCCCCGTTCGATGGTCTTCAACTATTGGTGGTTGAGCCTGCTTCTGGTCGGCGGGTTGCGACTGCTGTTGCGCCAGTTTTTTCTGGGTGGTTGGTTCATTTCCGACCAGACTCTTCGTCTCAACTATGCCAGCAACCTGCCCAAGGTGGCGATCTACGGCGCCGGGGCGGCAGGTAATCAATTGCTGGCCGCCTTGCGCATGGGGCGTGTCATGCGCCCTGTCGCGTTCATCGATGACGATAGCGGTCTGGCCAATCGGATCATCGCTGGTCTGAAGGTTTATAAACCCAAGCATATTCCCCAGCTCATCGAGGAGACCGGTGCCAGCGAGGTGTTGCTGGCGATTCCATCAGCCAGTCGGGCACGGCGTCGTGACATTCTTGCTGCGCTGGAGGCTTTTCCGCTGCATGTGCGCTCGGTGCCAGGCTTCATGGATTTGGCCAGTGGGCGAGTGAAGGTGGAAGACCTCCAAGAAGTGGACATCGCCGACCTGCTCGGCCGCGATGCCGTGGCACCGCGTCCCGAGCTGTTTCAGCGCTGCATTCGCGGCAATGTGGTGATGGTCACTGGCGCCGGCGGTTCGATCGGCTCGGAGCTGTGCCGACAGATTATCACCCAGGCCCCGACCACGCTGATCCTCTTCGAGCACAGCGAGTTCAATCTCTACAGCATCCATGAGGAACTGGAGCGGTTGGTGTGTCGTGAGGCGCTGAACCTCACGCTGGTGCCGATCCTGGGCTCGATCCGCAATCATCGTCGGATGTTGGATGTGATGCGCACCTGGAAGGTGGATACCATCTACCATGCGGCGGCCTACAAGCACGTGCCGATGGTCGAGCACAATGTCGCCGAGGGTGTGCTGAACAACGTGATCGGCACGCTGAATGCTGCCCAGGCTGCGATCCAGGCCGGAGTGAAGCACTTCGTGCTGATCTCCACCGACAAGGCGGTGCGGCCGACCAATGTGATGGGTGGAACCAAGCGGTTGGCCGAGATGGTGCTGCAGGCGCTCAGTGGCGAGCAGGCGCCTTTGCTTTATGACGATGCCAGTGGTGTACGGCAGGTCAACAAGACCCGCTTCACCATGGTGCGTTTCGGCAACGTGCTGGGCTCTTCCGGCTCGGTGATTCCGCTGTTCCGTGAACAGATCAGGCGCGGCGGGCCGGTGACTGTGACCCACCCGAACATCACCCGCTACTTCATGACCATCCCCGAAGCGGCGCAGCTGGTGATCCAGGCTGGCTCCATGGGCCAGGGCGGCGACGTGTTCGTGCTGGACATGGGGGAGCCGGTGCGCATCGCCGTGCTGGCGGCGAAGATGATCCACCTGTCCGGCCTGTCGGTGCGCAGCGAGAAGAATCCGAGGGGTGATATCGCTATCGAGTTCAGTGGCCTGCGCCCGGGCGAGAAGCTCTACGAGGAGCTGCTGATCGGCGACAACGTGACGCCCACCGAGCACCCGATGATCATGCGCGCCAACGAGGCTCATCTGGCCTGGGATGAGTTCCGCCCGGTGCTGGAGGATCTGGTGGCTGCCGTCAAATCGGACGATTTCCAGCGCGTGCGGCAGATCCTGCGGGCCACCGTGGATGGCTACAAGCCCGATGGCGAAATCGTCGACTGGATCCATCAGCAGCGACTGAGTGGGGCAGAGGGGCCGGCTGCATCCTGA
- a CDS encoding sugar transferase: MIRFFDIVLSLLGLLLGFPLLLLLTLIGLFDTGSPIFRQVRVGRDQQPFTLLKFRTMKLDTASVATHLASSSSITRFGHFLRRTKLDELPQLWNVLKGEMSLVGPRPGLFNQQELTEERARRGVYAVRPGITGLAQVSGVDMSTPALLAEMDQKMIQSLSGKDYFRYIFMTVAGKGAGDRVVRKD, from the coding sequence GTGATTCGTTTTTTTGACATCGTCCTTTCGCTGCTGGGCCTGCTGCTTGGCTTTCCGTTGCTGTTGTTGCTGACCCTTATCGGCCTTTTTGATACCGGCTCGCCGATCTTCCGCCAGGTGCGTGTCGGGCGGGATCAACAGCCCTTCACGCTGCTCAAGTTCCGCACCATGAAGCTGGATACCGCCTCGGTCGCTACCCACCTGGCCAGCAGCTCCTCGATCACTCGCTTCGGCCATTTCCTGCGCCGGACCAAGCTGGACGAGCTGCCCCAGTTGTGGAACGTGCTCAAGGGCGAGATGAGTCTGGTGGGGCCGCGTCCCGGACTGTTCAATCAGCAGGAGCTGACCGAGGAGCGCGCCAGGCGGGGAGTGTATGCCGTGCGTCCGGGGATTACCGGTCTGGCGCAGGTCAGCGGGGTCGACATGTCCACTCCGGCTCTGCTGGCGGAAATGGATCAGAAGATGATCCAGAGCCTCTCGGGGAAAGACTATTTCCGCTACATATTCATGACCGTGGCCGGCAAGGGCGCGGGAGATCGAGTCGTCAGGAAGGACTGA